A region from the Onychomys torridus chromosome 22, mOncTor1.1, whole genome shotgun sequence genome encodes:
- the Ccz1 gene encoding vacuolar fusion protein CCZ1 homolog yields MAAAAAGTGTWAAQEKQFPPALLSFFIYNPRFGPREGEEENKILFYHPNEVEKNEKIRNVGLCEAIVQFTRTFSPSKPAKSLHTQKNRQFFNEPEENFWMVMVVRNPIIEKQSKDGQPVVEYQEEELLDKVYSSVLQQCYSMYKLFNGTFLKAMEDGGVKLLKERLEKFFHRYLQTLHLQSCDLLDIFGGISFFPLDKMTYLKIQSFINRMEESLSVVKYTAFLYNDQLIWSGLEQDDMRILYKYLTTSLFPRHIEPELAGRDSPIRAEMPGNLQHYGRFLTGPLNLNDPEAKCRFPKIFVNTDDTYEELHLIVYKAMSAAVCFMIDASTQLTLDFCRRLDSIVGPQLTVLASDICEQFNINKRISGSEKEPQFKFIYFNHMNLAEKSTIHMRKTPSVSLTSVHPDLMKILGDINSDFTRADEDEEIIVKAMSDYWVVGKKSDQRELYVILNQKNANLIEVNEEVKKLCATQFNNIFFLD; encoded by the exons ATGGCTGCAGCGGCAGCCGGGACGGGGACTTGGGCGGCCCAGGAAAAGCAGTTCCCGCCGGCGCTGTTGAGCTTCTTCATCTATAACCCACGCTTCGGGCCGCGCGAGGGAGAG gaagaaaataaaattttgttttatcatccaaatgaagtagaaaaaaatgaaaagattagaAATGTTGGATTATGTGAAGCAATTGTACAGTTTACAAG GACTTTCAGCCCATCGAAACCTGCAAAATCTttacacacacagaagaatagACAGTTCTTCAATGAACCAGAGGAAAATTTCTGGATGGTCATG GTTGTTCGGAATCCTATCATCGAAAAGCAAAGTAAAGATGGCCAGCCAGTTGTGGAATACCAAGAGGAGGAACTGTTG GACAAGGTGTACAGCTCAGTGCTACAGCAGTGCTATAGCATGTACAAG CTTTTTAATGGGACGTTTCTGAAAGCCATGGAAGATGGAGGTGTCAAGCTTCTAAAAGAAAGATTAGAGAAGTTCTTCCATCGG TATTTGCAGACCCTACATTTGCAGTCATGTGACCTCCTTGATATTTTTGGTGGAATCAGCTTCTTCCCATTGGATAAAATGACTTACTTGAAAATCCAGTCCTTTAttaacagaatggaagaaagccTAAGTGTAGTCAAATATACTGCGTTCCTCTACAACGACCAGCTCATCTG GAGTGGATTAGAACAAGATGACATGAGGATTTTGTACAAATATCTCACCACCTCACTGTTCCCCAGGCACATCGAACCCGAG TTGGCAGGAAGGGATTCCCCAATAAGggcagagatgccaggaaatCTTCAACACTATGGAAG ATTTCTTACTGGACCCTTGAACCTTAATGATCCAGAAGCAAAATGCAGATTCCCCAAAATTTTTGTAAATACAGATGACACTTATGAAGAGCTCCATTTAATTGTTTATAAG GCCATGAGCGCAGCTGTGTGCTTTATGATTGATG CCTCCACACAGCTGACGCTGGATTTTTGCCGAAGATTGGACAGCATCGTTGGGCCCCAGCTTACAGTGCTGGCCTCTGACATCTGTGAGCAGTTTAATATCAACAAGAGAATATCTGG GTCTGAAAAAGAACCCCAGTTTAAGTTCATCTACTTCAACCATATGAATTTAGCAGAGAAAAGTACAATTCACATGAGGAAAACACCCAGTGTGTCACTCACATCTGTTCATCCAGACCTAATGAAGATTCTGGGTGACATCAACAGTGACTTTACCAG AgcagatgaagatgaagaaatcATTGTGAAAGCCATGAGTGATTACTGGGTTGTTGGGAAGAAGTCCGATCAGCGGGAACTGTATGTGATTCTGAATCAAAAAAATGCAAACCTGATTGAAGTCAATG